A window of Plantibacter sp. PA-3-X8 genomic DNA:
ACGCGCCTCGAGACGCTCGGGATGCGGGTCGACATGGGCTACCGCGGCAAGCTCGCCCTGGTCGCCTCGTGGGGTGGCCGAGCCGTGGTCGTCGAGTGCGACGAGGAACTGGGTGACGCGAGCCTCCGTGAATCGCTGCGGCTCCGCCCCGACGTCCTGCGCCGCCTCGGCTGGCACTACGTCCGCGTGCACAGCTTCGACCTCTTCGCCGATGCCGAGGCGGTCGCGCAGCGTGTGGCCGGTGTGCTCGGGCTCAACACGACCGAGCACCTCGACACCGCGCCGATCGCCGTGCAGGTCCCGCGCCACTGATGGTCGGACACTGATCATGCAGGACGATCAGGAGCCACGGATCGTCCGCCCCCGAGGATCGAGGCGGGCGATCCGCCCCGGTGCTCCCGGAACGGATCCCGCGCCGCAGCTGCCGGCCGATCCCGTCAAGGCGGCGGAGGACACCGACGCCGCCTGGGGCGGCACCGTCGAACCCGCTGGCGGCGGCGGCAACGACGACGAGCTGCAACGCAACGTCCCGCCCCACTGGTGAGCGGGACGGGATGTTAGTGCTGCTGGACGAGCCGGACTAGCGGCCGTCGGTCGTGTCGTCGCGTGCGGGCGGCAGCGGAGCGCTCGTGCCCGTCTTCAAGACGTCGCGGATCTCGGTGAGGAGCGACAGCTCACTCGGTGCTGCGGCCTCGTCGGCGATCGTCGGCTTCGTGGTGACGCGCTTGAAGTGGTTCATCGGCAGCACGATGACGAAGTAGACCACGGCGGCGACCAACAGGAACTGGATGGTCGCGCCGATGAACGCGCCGAAGTGGATGACGGCAGGGTCGCCATCGACCGTCGGGATGGAGACGTTGAACGCGTCGTTCAGGCTCTCCGCGCGGAAGAGCGCCCCGAGCAGCGGGTTGAAGATGTTCTCGACGAGCGAGTTGACGATGGCGGTGAACGCGGCCCCGATCACGACGGCCACGGCCAGGTCGATCACGTTGCCGCGGAGGATGAACTCCTTGAAGCCTTTGAGCATGGGGTCTCCCTGAGGATCGGGGATGGGCAGGACCCTGGCTACGCTACCGGCTCAGGACGTGGCGCTCCCGGCGGAGGCCGGTGTGGCGCTGGAGCCGGAGCTGGAGGAGCCGCCCGACGAGGAGGATCCGCCCTTGGTGTCCGAGGAGGACGAGCTCGACGACCCCTCCGAGGACTTCGAGGAGGCCGGGATGGAGCTCGAGCCCTTGCCGGCACCGGCGCGGGAGTCCGTGCGGTAGAAGCCGGAGCCGTTGAACGTGACACCGACCGCGCTGAACAGCTTGCGCAGCTTGCCGGAGCACGCCGGGCACTCGGTGAGGGAGTCGTCGGTGAAGGACTGCTGGACGTCGAAGGCGTTGCCGCACTCGGTGCAGCGGTAGGCGTAGGTGGGCACGGGGTCTCCTGGGATGTGGTGGGTCGGCGCGCTCAGCGGCGCGGTCTGACCTGGTCGAAGTCGAGGATGCGGCTCGGGGTCACGGCACCGCCGACGGGTTCGTCGTGGATCTCGCTCGGGACCTCGTCGAGGATCTCGGTGTCGTACAGCACGGCGTAGACGGGCGGGCAGCGCTCCATCGAGCCGAGCGTCTTGTCGAAGTACCCGCGACCCCAGCCCATGCGCATGCCGTGGGCGTCGACGGCGGCCGCGGGGACGAGGATGAGGTCGACGTCGTTGATCGCGATGGGACCGAGGGTGGTACCCACGACCTCGGGGGTGCCGGCGAAGCCCACCGTCTCGATGCCTTCCTCGCCGATCGTCCAGTCGAGGAGCCCGTCGGTGCGGGTGATGGGGAACAGGATGCGGATGCCCGCCTCCTGCGCCCACTGGAGGAAGGGACGGGTGTCGGGCTCGCTCGGGGAGGAGAGGTAGCAGGCGATGGAGGTCGCGCCGAAGCGGGAGACGAGGGCTCGGAGGTTGTCCGTCAGGCCGGTGGTCGACCGCTCCTTCTCCAGGGAGGTGAGCAGCTCCCGCCGCTCACGGAGCTCGGCGCGCAGCGCTCGTTTCTCGTGTTCGGCGGGGCTCGTCATGCGACCCATTCTAAACGGCTCGTCGTCGCGCCCGGCTCGTTGCCCGACCTCATAGCCGACATCCGTCGCCTCGTCCAGGGGTTCAGGGGGTTTCACCCTCGATCGAGGGGGTATTCGGCGACTTCCCCGGCTCCACACGATAGGTTTTCCCTCATGACCACTCGTGTTACCAAAGCAGTCATCCCCGCAGCAGGTCTCGGCACCCGGTTCCTTCCGGCGACGAAGGCCCTGCCGAAGGAGATGCTCCCCGTCGTCGACAAGCCGGCCATCCAGTACGTCGTCGAGGAGGCCGTCAGCGCCGGGCTCGCCGATGTGCTCATGATCATCGGCCGCAACAAGAACGCCCTCGCCAACCACTTCGACCGCGTGACCGAGCTCGAGCTCAACCTCGCGAAGAAGGGCGACACCCAGCGCCTCGAGAAGGTCAACGAGTCGAGTGAGCTCGCCGACATCCACTTCCTGCGCCAGGGAGACCCGAAGGGCCTCGGCCACGCCGTCCTGCGGGCCAAGCGCCACGTCGGCCACGAGCCCTTCGCCGTGCTCCTCGGCGACGACCTCATCGACGCCCGCGACGTCCTCCTCGAGCGCATGCTCGACGAGCAGGACAAGCGCAACGCGACGATCATCGCTCTCATGGAGGTCGACCCCGATTCGATCCACATGTACGGTGCAGCAGCCGTCGAGGCCACCGACGACCCCGACGTCGTCCGGGTGACCGGGCTCGTCGAGAAGCCCGCGAAGGAGGACGCCCCGTCCAACCTCGCCATCATCGGCCGCTACGTACTGAAGCCCGAGGTGTTCGAGATCCTCGAGCGCACCGAGCCGGGCAAGGGTGGCGAGATCCAGCTGACCGACGCGCTCCAGGAGATGGCCGCCGACGTCGAAGGCACGGGCGGCGTCTACGGCGTCATCTTCCGCGGCCGTCGTTACGACACGGGCGACCGCCTCGACTACATCAAGGCGATCGTGCAGCTCGCCGTCGACCGCGAAGACCTCGGTCCCGAGCTGCGTCCGTGGCTCAAGGGCTTCGCCGGGAACCTGGACTGAGTCCACCCGACGACACACCACGCGCCCCGGGTCCGCAGCTGCGGATCTCGGGGCGCGATGCTGTCGACGACGTGGTGTCGGTGCATCGGTGAGCGCTCCACTAGGCTCACCACAGAACGCGAGAGGGGTGGCACGGTGGCGCAGGTCGTACCCGTTCTGAGCAGTGGGCGAGTGAGCATCCGGCCGATCAAGGTCCGTGACGCGAGGCCGCTCGAGCGCGAGCTCGCGGAGAACCGAGCCTGGTTGCGCCGCTGGGAGGCGACGAGCCCCTACGGCCCGGTCCCCGCCGACAGCCGTGCGGCGATCCGGTCGCTGCAGAACCACGCACGCTCGGGCGCAGGCCTCCCGTTCGTCATCGAGGTCGACGGGGAGTTCGCCGGCCAGCTCAACGTCTCCGGCATCACCTACGGATCGCTGGCCTCGGCGTCGATCGGCTACTGGGTCTCGCAGCGGTTCGCGGGTCTCGGTGCCACACCGCTCGCGACCGCCCTGGCCACCGACCACTGCTTCACCGCCCTGCAGCTCCATCGTCTGGAGATCTGCATCCGGCCCGAGAACGCTCCGAGCCTGCGGGTCGTCGAGAAGCTCGGGTTCCGGTACGAGGGACTGCGGCGCCGCTTCATCCACATCGACGGCGACTGGCGCGACCACTTCTGTTTCGGCCTCGTCCGCGAAGAAGTCCCAGGCGGCGTCCTGAACCGGTGGTTGGACGGCCAGGTCCCGAAGGACGCGTGCGTGATCCCCGAGGCCGACCGTCTCGCGGCCGCGTCGCCGTTCCCCTCTCGCTGACCCGGTATCCGTTTTCCCCCTCTATCCGGGGACACACCCGACGACTGCCCGTCTCCGGTCGTTGCACCCGCTACGGTCAGGGACATGGACGGCGGATTCCTGAGCGGTGGGGTGATCATTCTGGTCGCAGCGATGCTGTGGCTGGTATACCTGGTGCCGTCGTGGGTGCGTGACAGTCAGTTCTCCGCCAGCGAGCGCAACGCGATCCGGCTGCAGCAGACGCTCCGTGTGCTCGCCGAGACGGCTGAGGTCCCGGAGGCCGTCCGCCTCGAGGCGACGTCGCGTGAGGTCGCCGCGCAGCGCAAGCTCCTCAAGCAGCTCGAGGCCAGGACGAAGGCGACGGCCGAGGCCGCGGCGCGCGTCGAACTCGCCGAAGCCGACCGGATCCGCCGCGAGGAGGAGGCCAGGGCTGTGCAGGCCGAAGCCGCCGCCCGTGCCGCGGAGGATGCTCGTCGTGCGGCCGCTGCCGCAGCCCGTGCCGTGCAGCGCAACGCCCGAGCGGCGAAGCTCGCGCGAAGCCGTCGTCGCTCCAGACTGCTCGCGACCACCGTGTTGGTCGCCTCCATCATCGGGTTCTGCTCCGGCGTGACCGCGTTCCTCGCGGGTGGCGGTCTCGTTCTCGGTATCTCGTCCACGGTCGTCGGTCTGCTCGCTCTCTCTGCGCTCTCCCGGATGTCGCGCATCGCCCACCGTGCCGTCGCGCCGGTACCGGCGGTCGCAGTCACGACCAGGCGTGTCGAGTCGGCGCTCTTCGAGTACAACGAGCCCGTCAAGGCGGCGTCGCAGGCGCAGACGTGGACCCCGACGTCCATCCCGAAGCCGCTCCACCTCTCCGAGGGATCGTCGGCTGCCGCTGAGCTGGCGAAGGCCGACGCCTACGATCGCCTGCGCCAGGCGGCCATGCAGGAGGCCATCGCCTCCCGCGCCGAACGTCTCGCGCCGGTCGTACCGACGATCGTCCGTCGTCCGGAGCCCGTCGCCGCTCCGCAGCCCGAGCGCGTCGAACCGCAGCCGGCCCCGAGCCGTTTCGCCTCGATGGGTGTCATCGACGAGGGCGAGATCGCTGCCGGCGGCTCCACCCTGCTGCAGCGTCGCCGCGCCGCGGGCTGAGTCCCGACCGCGCCCGTCCGGTCGTTCATGAACCGGTCACCGGCGACGGATAGACTCGTCGAGGGGGTTCGTCGCTCGGTTCTCGTCGACGCCCTGGAACGCGAAAGGTGACCATGGGCGTGTGGCGGAAGAGCCGGCGGAAGCCGATGAAGCCCTACGTCGCGCCCCCTGAGGTGGCTCCGCCGCCGGTCGAGCACGCGGTCGAGGAAGGCCTCCTCATCGCGCGGTCCTGGACCGTGGTCGAGGTCACGAACTGGATCATCGAGCGCGCACTCCGCGACGGCGCGTCCTACGACGCCGAGGCGACGCAGGCGGCTGTCCGGCGTGAGCTGGGGCGCATGGCCGACGAGCAGGAGGAGTACGCCGACCTCGCACGGGAGGCGCGCCAGACGGCGTTCCAGCGTCGGGGGAGTGCGCGTCACCAGCACGACTACCGTGCAGGCGACCTGAGTGCCCTGTCCCGTCGCCGCGAGGTGTATTCGGGGCTCGCCGCCGAACTCCGTCGGGTGAGCGAGGACGAGGAGTTCGTCGCGGCGATCGCGGAATCCGCTCGTGAGCGTGCGTGGGGTGACCTGGAGCGCGCCATCCAGGCGAAGCTCGACCGGGTCCTCGACGAGCCGGTCGTCGACGAGCACTATCGGCGTGCCCGGAGCCAGCGGCTCCGCTGGTTCCGCGATCTCGACCTCGCTGCCCTCATCGCCGCCAATCCGAAGGACGGCAGCATGCCGGTCGACGACGGCCCGAACCCCTACGAGGACTAGCGCGGCCGGTTCGAAACGGCTCGCCGGTTCTGCTAGCCTGGACGAGTAGTTGGGCCCATGGCGCAGTCCGGTAGCGCACCTCGTTCGCATCGAGGGGGTCAGGGGTTCGAATCCCCTTGGGTCCACCAGCTGCAACGACAACCCCGCACCTCACGGTGCGGGGTTGTCGCGTTTCCGGGCGTCGGCGGCGCCCGCGTCCTGTACGGTCAGGGGCACGGCGCCGCTTCGGTTCCCGTGAACGGGACGAGCAGTCATGCCAGCAGCATCCGAACCGACCGTGCAGCGCGACGCCGTCCT
This region includes:
- the mscL gene encoding large conductance mechanosensitive channel protein MscL yields the protein MLKGFKEFILRGNVIDLAVAVVIGAAFTAIVNSLVENIFNPLLGALFRAESLNDAFNVSIPTVDGDPAVIHFGAFIGATIQFLLVAAVVYFVIVLPMNHFKRVTTKPTIADEAAAPSELSLLTEIRDVLKTGTSAPLPPARDDTTDGR
- a CDS encoding FmdB family zinc ribbon protein; the protein is MPTYAYRCTECGNAFDVQQSFTDDSLTECPACSGKLRKLFSAVGVTFNGSGFYRTDSRAGAGKGSSSIPASSKSSEGSSSSSSSDTKGGSSSSGGSSSSGSSATPASAGSATS
- a CDS encoding 5-formyltetrahydrofolate cyclo-ligase, whose product is MTSPAEHEKRALRAELRERRELLTSLEKERSTTGLTDNLRALVSRFGATSIACYLSSPSEPDTRPFLQWAQEAGIRILFPITRTDGLLDWTIGEEGIETVGFAGTPEVVGTTLGPIAINDVDLILVPAAAVDAHGMRMGWGRGYFDKTLGSMERCPPVYAVLYDTEILDEVPSEIHDEPVGGAVTPSRILDFDQVRPRR
- the galU gene encoding UTP--glucose-1-phosphate uridylyltransferase GalU, translating into MTTRVTKAVIPAAGLGTRFLPATKALPKEMLPVVDKPAIQYVVEEAVSAGLADVLMIIGRNKNALANHFDRVTELELNLAKKGDTQRLEKVNESSELADIHFLRQGDPKGLGHAVLRAKRHVGHEPFAVLLGDDLIDARDVLLERMLDEQDKRNATIIALMEVDPDSIHMYGAAAVEATDDPDVVRVTGLVEKPAKEDAPSNLAIIGRYVLKPEVFEILERTEPGKGGEIQLTDALQEMAADVEGTGGVYGVIFRGRRYDTGDRLDYIKAIVQLAVDREDLGPELRPWLKGFAGNLD
- a CDS encoding GNAT family N-acetyltransferase — protein: MAQVVPVLSSGRVSIRPIKVRDARPLERELAENRAWLRRWEATSPYGPVPADSRAAIRSLQNHARSGAGLPFVIEVDGEFAGQLNVSGITYGSLASASIGYWVSQRFAGLGATPLATALATDHCFTALQLHRLEICIRPENAPSLRVVEKLGFRYEGLRRRFIHIDGDWRDHFCFGLVREEVPGGVLNRWLDGQVPKDACVIPEADRLAAASPFPSR